Within the Paracoccus everestensis genome, the region CTGGTCGAACTGCAAGGCAGCCTGATCCCGGTGATCCGGCTGGTGGCCGAAACCGAACAGGACGGCATCACCACCCGCGTCATCATCGACGGAGAGGTGCGCGACCCCGAGATCACCTTCGAATCCTCGCCCGAACTGCCCGAGGAGGAGGTCTTGTCCCAATTGCTGTTCGGTCGAGGGCTGGACAATATCAGTCCCTTGCAGGCAGCCCAGCTTGCCAATGCCATTGCCGTCCTGGCCGGGCGCGGGGGCGAGGGGATCATCGGCAACCTGCGCAACCAGGTGGGTTTGGATGATCTGGATCTGGCGACCGACGACGACGGCAATGTCCAGGTCCGGGCCGGCAAATACCTGTCCGACAATCTTTATACCGATGTCGCAGTGGGGGCGGACGGCAAAAGCAGCCTGAACCTGAACCTGGATGTGACAGAATCGCTGACCGCGCGCGGATCGGTGGGAACAGAAGGGGACAGCACCCTGGGGATCTATTTCGAACGGGATTACTAGGGCCGGGACAGCACAGTCCCCGTCTGCGCCTCTGTGGCACCTTGGGCCTGCACTGGAACAAGACCCAAGGACAGCCTGACGCAAGATTTCGGCAAGGCTGTAGAAGGGGTTATGTCCTGCTTTTCCTACCCAGGCCACCAGCATGGTGACGCCGGTTCAGGAAAAGCCGGTGCCGCTGCCTGCACAGGGGGTGCCGGGTTTCGCACTGTCGGGCGGCGTGGTCCGGAAAAAACCTGCCGGTGCAATCGCCAGATCGGCGGTATTCCGCATTTGATGTTTCATAATCGATCTTTTTCTGAAAATGCACGTTATGGTTGAGGATTATCACTCTGCCAAGGCGTGTCCATGTCCTATGCCAATGCGAACGAACGCTATTTCGCCAGCCTGATCAATCAGTCCCGCAAGGCCGAGGGGCTGGCGGCCCTGACCCTGGAAAAGCGCCTGAACGATTCGGCCGATGCCCACAGCCGCTGGATGCTAGACACGGATGTGTTTTCCCATACGGGGCAGGGGGGGTCATCCTCGCGCCAACGGATGGAAAAGGCGGGCTTCGATCTGGCCGGGAAATGGATGACGGCAGAAAACATCGCTTATGTCAGCGTCCAGGGCGAAAGCGACCTGCGGGACGAGATTCGGGCATTGCACCAGAACCTGATGAATAGCCCCGGCCATTACGCCAATATCATGGGCAATTCGGCCTATGTGGGCATCGGGCTTCAGCTTGGAACCATGACGGTCGGCGGCAAGGATTACCGGGTGCTGATGGCGACGCAGAACTTTGCCGATACCGATGGGCTGGTTCGGGTGGATACCGGAACGTTCCAACGTGTCGCGCAGCCTGCGGTGAGCGGCGCCATGCAGGCCCGCGCCGACTGGCTGGACGTCTTTAACGGAAAAGGCTTCGTCACGGCTGCCAGTGGCACGGCGTTGAACGACGATTACCGCTTGGGCGACCATCATGACAGCGTATCCGCCGGGGCGGGCCATGACTGGATCGCAGGCGGCGGCGGCAATGACCGGCTGCTTGGTGAGGCAGGCGATGACCGATTGGTCGGGGATGTGGGGGCCGACACGCTGAACGGCGGGACGGGCCATGACACCCTGCAAGGCGGCACCGCCAATGATACGCTGTCGGGCGAGGACGGCAATGATCTGCTGCGCGGTGACGCGGGCAACGACAGCCTGTGGGGCGGGACAGGGTCCGATCGCCTGTTAGGGGGCGACGGGCAGGACAGGCTGGCAGGGGATGCCGGCAATGACTGGCTGGCCGGGGATGCGCTGAACGACACCCTGTCAGGCGGCGACGGCAACGATACCTTGCATG harbors:
- a CDS encoding CAP domain-containing protein, whose protein sequence is MSYANANERYFASLINQSRKAEGLAALTLEKRLNDSADAHSRWMLDTDVFSHTGQGGSSSRQRMEKAGFDLAGKWMTAENIAYVSVQGESDLRDEIRALHQNLMNSPGHYANIMGNSAYVGIGLQLGTMTVGGKDYRVLMATQNFADTDGLVRVDTGTFQRVAQPAVSGAMQARADWLDVFNGKGFVTAASGTALNDDYRLGDHHDSVSAGAGHDWIAGGGGNDRLLGEAGDDRLVGDVGADTLNGGTGHDTLQGGTANDTLSGEDGNDLLRGDAGNDSLWGGTGSDRLLGGDGQDRLAGDAGNDWLAGDALNDTLSGGDGNDTLHGGAGNDLLNGGAGMDTFLFAPGGGSDTIQSYEQGIDRLLIPQARLDSDPAAFMRDHMEKTSAGVVIDLGGGDRIVVAGATLTITQIADDIFVY